The window ACAGCCCGAAACCTTTAAGATTGAAATCACCGGCACGCTGCGGCCGGGTGTATATGCCAAGGATATCATCCTTGAGGTGATCCGCCAGATTTCTGTGAACGGTGCCACCAACATGGTCATTGAGTTCACAGGGCCCGTGGTGGATGCCATGGGCATGGACCAGCGCATGACCCTTGCCAATATGGCCGTGGAGGCCGGAGCCACCTCGGGGCTTTGCCAGCCGGACATGACAACGGTCCAGTATCTGTGGCCGTTCATTAAAGATGAGTTCAAGACCCCGGAGGACGCCCTGGCACAATATTCTGAATTCTGTTCCGATCCGGATGCCGTGTATGCAAAGACAAAGACCATTGATGTCAGCACACTTGAGCCGCTGGCAACCTTCGGATTTAAGCCGGATAATGTCAAACCTGTCTCCCAGATGAAGGATACCCGCGTGGATCAGGTGTATATCGGCTCCTGCACCAACGGGCGCCTGGAAGATCTGCGGGAGGCCGCCGCCGAGGTGGCAGGCAAAAAGATCAATCCCGGGGTCCGGGCCATTGTTTCCCCTGCCACGCCGGATATTTTCAGTGCGGCGCTGGATGAAGGACTGATTAAAATTTTCATGGATGCCGGATTCTGCGTGACCAATCCCACCTGCGGTGCCTGTCTTGGAATGAGCAACGGCGTTCTGGCCGAAGGGGAGGTGGCGGCATCCACCACCAACAGAAATTTTAACGGGCGAATGGGCAAAGGCGGAATGGTTCACCTTGTCAGCCCGGCCACGGCAGCGGCCACAGCCCTGCATGGCGTACTCACACACTCTGACCGGTTTAAAAATTAGGGAGGTATCATGAAAAACTTTGACGGAAAAATGCTTTGCCTGGACCGGGCAGATATCAATACCGACGAAATTATTCCGGCCAAATATCTGACGGAAATTTCAAAAACCGCTTTGAAGCCGCATCTTCTTGAAGATCTTGTCTTGGACGGATTTCAGCCGAAGACAGATCTCCAGGATGTCCGCGTGATTGTTTCCCGGGGCAATTTCGGCTGCGGCTCCTCCCGGGAGCATGCGCCCTGGGCCCTGGAAGTCAACGGCATCAACATCGTTATTGCCCCAAGCTTTGCCCGGATTTTCAGGCAGAATATGTTCAATTGCGGCATGATGGCCATTGAGCTGCCCGAAGATCAGATCCAGGCTCTCTTTGATATGGGTGCCGGCAAAAACGCACAGCTTTCCGTGGATGTGGAAAGCCAGACCCTGACGGCAACGGACGGCAGCGGTAAAGAACTCAAACTTGAATTTCCCATCTCTAAATTTGACAAAACCCTGGTGGAAACCGGGGGGTGGGTAGAATTTGCAGATAAAAACTATTAATTAGTGTTTGGACGGAAAGTCACCTATCTGCTTCGTTGCAGGAAAATTAAAACCCCTCACAGCCTTGCAGTTGTGAGGGGTTTACGTTTATTGTTAACCTTTGTTTTGGAAACAAGCGTTCAACTTGTTATGTGTTCTGCTGATATTTAAAAAAGAGGACCGAATATGAAGATTCTTTTTGCCGCATCTGAAAATTCCTGGGGTGGTTTTTTCGATATAATCCGTTCACAGTTACCCCATCACTGCTTTGAGGCCACGGGAAATTTTCACATTGACAGCCTGAAAGGCATTGATGTGCTAATTCCGACAATGTCTGCCGTAAATGAAAAGATATTGGAGAGTGCTGACCGGCTGAAACTGATACAGCAATGCGGTTCCGGTCTTGAATCGGTAAATATTGAGGCGGCCAGAAAGAAAAATATTCAGGTCTGCAATGTGCCCACGGATATCTCGGGTAATGCGGACTCTGTGGCGGAATTGGGCATATTTATGATGATCGGACTGTCCAGAAACATTCCTGGTATGGCCAAAAGTATGGCAAACAGGAGAATGGGTGAGCCCCAGGGCATTTCTCTGCAGGGAAGAACAGCGGGGATTATCGGTCTTGGCGGTATCGGAAAGGCGCTGATCAGAAAATTGAAAACATTTGACATGCGAATAATCGGCATAACACGGAGTAACACCGAAAGGGCAAAAAATGAGTTGGGGCTGGAATGGACCGGCACACCGGATGAAATCAGTTGGTTGTTAAAAGAATCCGATTATGTGATCTTAAGTCTTCCTTTGACGGACGAAAGCAGAAATATGATTAATGCCGACACCATTTCGTATGTGAAAGAAGGGGCTTTTGTCATAAACCTTTCCAGAGGCGGGGTCATCAATAAAGAAGCGCTTGAGAATTCCCTTGCGGCAGGAAAAGTTGCCGGGGCCGGCCTGGATGTGTTCTGGAAGGAACCGCCTGACCCAAGTGACAGTATATTCAGGTATAATGTCATGGCAACACCTCA is drawn from uncultured Desulfobacter sp. and contains these coding sequences:
- the leuD gene encoding 3-isopropylmalate dehydratase small subunit, with translation MKNFDGKMLCLDRADINTDEIIPAKYLTEISKTALKPHLLEDLVLDGFQPKTDLQDVRVIVSRGNFGCGSSREHAPWALEVNGINIVIAPSFARIFRQNMFNCGMMAIELPEDQIQALFDMGAGKNAQLSVDVESQTLTATDGSGKELKLEFPISKFDKTLVETGGWVEFADKNY
- a CDS encoding 3-isopropylmalate dehydratase large subunit, whose translation is MGKTIAEKIFDTHLVDKPFGDVSVLRLDRVFCHEITTPTAIQDLVARGKDRVFDPDKIKAVIDHVSPAKDSKTAMQGKILREWALRHDIKDFFDIGQNGVCHALFPEKGFVRPGFTVIMGDSHTCTHGAFGAFAAGVGTTDLEVGILKGVCTFKQPETFKIEITGTLRPGVYAKDIILEVIRQISVNGATNMVIEFTGPVVDAMGMDQRMTLANMAVEAGATSGLCQPDMTTVQYLWPFIKDEFKTPEDALAQYSEFCSDPDAVYAKTKTIDVSTLEPLATFGFKPDNVKPVSQMKDTRVDQVYIGSCTNGRLEDLREAAAEVAGKKINPGVRAIVSPATPDIFSAALDEGLIKIFMDAGFCVTNPTCGACLGMSNGVLAEGEVAASTTNRNFNGRMGKGGMVHLVSPATAAATALHGVLTHSDRFKN
- a CDS encoding 2-hydroxyacid dehydrogenase; the protein is MKILFAASENSWGGFFDIIRSQLPHHCFEATGNFHIDSLKGIDVLIPTMSAVNEKILESADRLKLIQQCGSGLESVNIEAARKKNIQVCNVPTDISGNADSVAELGIFMMIGLSRNIPGMAKSMANRRMGEPQGISLQGRTAGIIGLGGIGKALIRKLKTFDMRIIGITRSNTERAKNELGLEWTGTPDEISWLLKESDYVILSLPLTDESRNMINADTISYVKEGAFVINLSRGGVINKEALENSLAAGKVAGAGLDVFWKEPPDPSDSIFRYNVMATPHIGGSTDVSMKGIVKVVAENIRRLENNQPPLYSK